A single window of Maylandia zebra isolate NMK-2024a linkage group LG2, Mzebra_GT3a, whole genome shotgun sequence DNA harbors:
- the LOC112436298 gene encoding piggyBac transposable element-derived protein 4: MNSEYEDSSALSPVESGDEEEEEEVSEAETEQLGSSSDSDEDESEEKIDEAAAAGDENGEKIDEAAWTSKNGKISWSPTNAETFRYIPAATGLTPGPTRYATLRIVDPISSFALFLTDEIVKHIVSMTNLHGNRKIPGWRDIDAEEFRAYVGLLVLSGVYRSKHESTKSLWSEKWGRSIFRATMSENRFHHISRALRFDDKLSRPQRHVDKMAPFRKVWNMWTHRLEMLFSPDRDLCVDEQLVAFKGRCSFRQYMPKKPAKYGIKIWAACDVKTSYAWRLQVYTGKAAPDRVEVNQGMRVVLDMTEGLQGHVVTCDNFFTSCALADELLKRKMALVGTIRQNKPELPPHLLQAKKREIFSSIFAFTNTHTLVSYIPRRGKNVLLLSTKHRCPDVSKEGKRKPVIIEDYNKCKGGVDNLDMVVGTYSCRRRTNYWPMALFHNVLDVSLYNAYVLWTLIESSWPKQKGHRRRVFIEEVGEMLVNPHIAKRGRLPRSSAAAAVVTNLTAAASWTAPIIQFKGRRQCELCKDKRRVFNTCCKCEKHTCKDHSVSICNDCAV, translated from the exons ATGAACTCTGAGTACGAGGATAGCTCCGCGTTATCCCCCGTGGAATCTGGggacgaggaggaagaggaggaggtatcggaggcagaaacagagcagCTGGGGTCCAGTTCCGACTCGGATGAAGATGAAAGCGAAGAGAAAATTGATGAAGCAGCAGCGGCTGGAGATGAAAACGGAGAGAAAATTGATGAAGCAGCATGGACgtcaaaaaatggaaaaatatctTGGTCTCCCACAAACGCTGAGACGTTCCGCTACATCCCAGCAGCCACTGGTCTGACCCCGGGACCTACACGCTATGCCACTCTCCGAATCGTTGACCCCATATCCAGCTTCGCGCTGTTTCTAACGGATGAGATCGTGAAGCATATTGTGTCCATGACAAACCTGCATGGGAATCGCAAAATTCCCGGCTGGCGAGATATAGACGCAGAGGAGTTTCGGGCTTATGTGGGGCTGCTCGTTTTGTCCGGTGTTTACAGGTCAAAACACGAATCAACGAAGAGCCTCTGGAGTGAAAAATGGGGACGGAGCATTTTCCGGGCTACGATGTCCGAGAACAGGTTTCACCACATCAGCAGAGCACTGCGGTTCGATGATAAGCTATCCCGCCCCCAACGCCATGTTGACAAGATGGCTCCCTTCCGCAAAGTCTGGAATATGTGGACGCACCGCCTGGAGATGCTGTTCAGCCCAGACAGAGATCTCTGTGTGGATGAACAACTCGTCGCGTTCAAAGGCAGGTGTAGCTTCAGGCAGTACATGCCAAAGAAGCCGGCCAAATATGGTATCAAGATTTGGGCAGCCTGTGATGTCAAAACATCCTACGCATGGAGACTGCAGGTGTACACGGGCAAAGCAGCTCCAGATCGTGTTGAAGTCAACCAGGGGATGAGGGTGGTCCTGGACATGACAGAGGGGCTCCAGGGACACGTCGTCACCTGTGATAATTTTTTCACTTCCTGTGCACTGGCAGATGAGCTACTCAAGAGGAAAATGGCCCTGGTTGGCACAATTCGCCAAAACAAGCCTGAGCTTCCACCTCATTTGCTCCaggcaaaaaagagagagatctTCTCCTCCATCTTCGCGTttacaaacacccacacacttGTGTCTTACATCCCCCGACGGGGCAAGAATGTGCTGCTACTAAGCACAAAACACCGCTGCCCAGACGTGAGCAAAGAAGGGAAGAGAAAGCCTGTAATAATCGAAGATTACAACAAATGCAAAGGAGGTGTCGACAACCTTGATATG gtTGTTGGCACCTACTCCTGCAGGAGGAGAACAAATTACTGGCCAATGGCCCTCTTCCACAACGTCCTTGATGTTTCACTTTACAATGCCTACGTCCTGTGGACATTAATCGAGTCATCCTGGCCGAAGCAGAAAGGACACAGACGGAGGGTCTTCATTGAAGAAGTGGGAGAAATGCTGGTGAACCCACACATAGCAAAGAGAGGGCGCCTTCCTCGCTCATCAGCCGCTGCAGCAGTAGTCACAAATCTGACTGCAGCGGCTTCATGGACCGCTCCCATCATTCAATTTAAGGGCAGGAGGCAGTGCGAACTTtgcaaagacaaaagaagagtTTTCAACACCTGCTGCAAATGTGAGAAGCATACATGCAAGGACCACAGTGTGTCCATTTGTAACGACTGCGCCGTCTGA